The following coding sequences lie in one Acropora palmata chromosome 3, jaAcrPala1.3, whole genome shotgun sequence genomic window:
- the LOC141877465 gene encoding uncharacterized protein LOC141877465, translating to MKMHLSITVAWFVSALLSLSKVTQQFSEGSTSSVEPTSIYSQFEQGGYEVLQYGNFKEFLDHKLNISQVLASFLVKDYTDCAFKCLDNIGCLSFNFATKPAIGTDQHSCHLLASDRFNHSTHLVPSDEFHHYTFWSLCENSPCQNGGSCRPLYQNKSFVCNCLGNYFGPLCKKVWHKINTDPVCFGTRDEDFGSFEADKTGNIHKIKLVHISGSVNCISGQVTSTKWSCDLHLNELNIHITDQNNIPLFPGRSAINLNHLFFYQLSGFDANSPEIVFDSIPTPLAVTAGQKFRIWYGEDLRNVTEQDNIGKSCADVYVVYQIE from the exons ATGAAAATGCATTTGTCTATAACGGTTGCCTGGTTCGTGTCGGCTTTGCTTTCTCTCTCCAAAGTTACTCAACAGTTTTCAGAGGGAAGTACTTCTTCAGTCGAGCCTACATCTATATAC TCGCAATTCGAACAAGGCGGATACGAAGTTCTGCAGTATGGAAACTTTAAAGAGTTTCTCGACCACAAGTTGAATATTTCCCAAGTTTTGGCTTCCTTTCTGGTGAAAGATTACACCGATTGTGCCTTCAAATGTCTTGATAACATTGGGTGCCTCTCCTTCAATTTTGCGACCAAGCCTGCTATTGGCACTGATCAGCATAGTTGTCACCTTCTGGCCTCAGACAGGTTCAACCACTCAACGCACCTTGTTCCAAGCGATGAATTTCACCACTACACCTTTTGG AGTCTCTGTGAAAACTCTCCATGTCAAAATGGTGGATCATGTCGCCCGCtctatcaaaacaaatcatttGTCTGTAACTGTCTGGGAAACTACTTTGGGCCCCTTTGCAAAAAAG TTTGGCACAAGATAAACACAGACCCAGTATGCTTTGGGACAAGAGATGAAGATTTTGGATCATTTGAGGCTGACAAGACAGGGAACATCCATAAAATAAAGCTTGTCCACATCTCAGGCTCAGTGAATTGTATAAGCGGCCAAGTCACAAGCACAAAATGGAGCTGCGATTTACATTTGAACGAATTGAATATCCATATTACTGATCAAAACAACATCCCTCTTTTTCCAGGAAGGAGTGCAATAAATTtgaatcatttatttttttaccaactCAGCGGTTTTGATGCAAATTCCCCTGAGATTGTGTTTGATTCCATTCCTACTCCTTTGGCTGTGACGGCCGGTCAAAAGTTCAGGATCTGGTACGGTGAAGATTTGCGAAACGTGACTGAGCAAGATAATATTGGCAAGTCTTGTGCTGATGTGTACGTCGTTTACCAAATCGAATGA